A single window of Oceanococcus atlanticus DNA harbors:
- a CDS encoding sensor domain-containing diguanylate cyclase, whose product MELLLNRLADQVAQSYDLESLTRPMLELLETVTGLQSTYLTTIDEHRGVQHILYARNSHALQIPEGLSVPWGDTLCKRALDQGQPYASDVASRWGDSDAARTLGIKTYVSQPVHTADGTLYGTLCAASGDCVNVMPATLNVLALFARLIAQQIEREALLERLRQSNQELSSRATTDTLTGVANRRGLYEALGRMLAHARRESVVVQLAFIDLDGFKPINDQFGHAVGDRFLVHIASRLLASVRASDVVGRYGGDEFVVIAIGDQPEELAQRLEQAIQGIFMDGEIVLDYPGASIGVVSASPDEGDAEALIRRADQVMYQMKTRRKAARA is encoded by the coding sequence ATGGAACTCCTGCTTAACCGACTGGCTGATCAGGTCGCGCAGTCTTACGATTTGGAAAGCCTGACCCGGCCTATGCTCGAGTTGCTTGAAACAGTGACCGGGCTGCAGTCGACCTATCTTACGACCATCGATGAGCATCGCGGGGTGCAGCACATTCTGTACGCGCGCAACAGCCACGCTTTGCAGATTCCGGAAGGTCTCTCGGTGCCATGGGGCGACACCTTGTGCAAACGCGCGCTGGACCAGGGGCAGCCTTATGCCAGCGACGTGGCCAGCCGTTGGGGCGATTCTGATGCGGCCCGCACGTTGGGTATAAAAACCTATGTGAGTCAGCCCGTTCACACGGCCGACGGCACCCTTTACGGAACACTGTGCGCAGCCAGTGGTGACTGTGTAAACGTGATGCCTGCAACACTCAATGTGCTGGCCCTTTTTGCTCGTTTGATTGCCCAGCAGATTGAGCGTGAGGCGCTGCTTGAGCGCCTGCGCCAAAGCAATCAGGAATTGAGCTCGCGCGCGACCACCGACACCCTGACCGGCGTGGCCAACCGGCGTGGTTTGTATGAAGCCTTAGGCCGGATGCTGGCGCATGCGCGCCGTGAGAGCGTGGTTGTTCAGTTGGCGTTCATTGACCTGGATGGTTTCAAGCCGATCAACGATCAGTTCGGCCATGCGGTTGGTGATCGTTTTCTCGTGCATATCGCCAGCCGTCTGCTCGCAAGCGTGCGCGCCAGTGATGTGGTGGGCCGCTATGGCGGCGATGAGTTTGTGGTGATCGCGATCGGTGATCAGCCCGAAGAACTGGCTCAGCGTCTGGAACAGGCCATTCAAGGCATATTCATGGACGGTGAGATCGTGCTCGATTACCCAGGCGCGAGTATCGGTGTGGTGAGCGCGTCGCCTGATGAAGGCGACGCAGAGGCGTTGATCCGTCGCGCTGATCAAGTCATGTATCAGATGAAGACGCGGCGCAAGGCAGCCCGCGCCTGA
- a CDS encoding acyl-CoA desaturase — MTERLKRSVDPSSLPMFSLFIAMHVACFAVFLTGVNPVDIAICLGFFWLRMFGITAGYHRYFAHRAYKTSRVFQFILGFIAQSSLQSGLIWWASKHRDHHKFVDTPKDVHSPREYGFWFAHLGWIFNQKAQHSDYSNVPDLTRYPELVWLDKYHWLPGALFGVAIWMVAGWSGLVIGFCLSTVLLWHATFAINSLAHVYGKQRYLTGDDSRNNWWLALLTLGEGWHNNHHYYMASVRQGFYWWEVDITYYLLKGLQVLGLVHDLKEPPAHVRDGQRKISPEIQERIAGRLAQTFCIDSMVKDLRLRWEEESARGRVAWDEFRQRLSLAIDQAVVEGRESLDQLHLPELPSLDEMRSKAEAMFARSPAMDDIIARARIQLADALNRNLMRTGPLPV, encoded by the coding sequence ATGACTGAACGCCTTAAACGCTCCGTTGACCCTTCCAGCCTGCCCATGTTCTCGCTGTTCATTGCCATGCATGTGGCCTGTTTCGCAGTGTTTCTGACGGGCGTTAATCCTGTCGATATCGCGATCTGCCTGGGCTTTTTCTGGTTGCGCATGTTCGGCATCACGGCCGGATATCACCGCTACTTTGCCCACCGGGCATACAAAACCAGCCGTGTGTTCCAGTTCATTCTCGGCTTCATCGCGCAGAGCTCACTGCAAAGCGGGCTGATCTGGTGGGCCTCCAAGCACCGTGATCACCACAAGTTCGTAGACACCCCCAAGGATGTGCATTCGCCGCGCGAGTACGGTTTCTGGTTTGCCCATCTGGGCTGGATCTTCAACCAAAAGGCTCAGCACAGCGACTACAGCAACGTGCCTGATCTGACCCGCTACCCGGAACTGGTCTGGCTCGACAAATACCACTGGTTGCCCGGTGCGCTGTTTGGCGTGGCCATCTGGATGGTCGCCGGCTGGTCCGGTCTGGTCATCGGCTTCTGCCTCTCAACGGTGCTGCTGTGGCATGCCACTTTCGCCATCAACTCGCTGGCTCACGTCTACGGCAAGCAGCGTTACCTGACCGGGGACGACTCACGCAACAACTGGTGGCTGGCCCTGCTCACCCTGGGCGAAGGCTGGCACAACAACCACCATTACTACATGGCCTCTGTGCGCCAGGGCTTTTACTGGTGGGAAGTCGACATCACCTACTACCTGCTCAAAGGCCTGCAGGTGCTGGGCCTGGTGCATGACCTCAAGGAACCGCCGGCGCATGTGCGCGATGGGCAGCGCAAGATTTCACCGGAAATCCAGGAACGTATCGCCGGCCGCCTGGCCCAGACGTTCTGCATCGACAGCATGGTCAAAGATCTGCGCCTGCGCTGGGAAGAAGAGAGTGCCCGTGGACGCGTAGCCTGGGACGAATTCCGCCAGCGCCTGTCGCTGGCCATCGATCAGGCGGTGGTTGAAGGCCGCGAGTCACTCGACCAGCTGCATCTGCCGGAACTGCCCAGCCTGGATGAAATGCGCAGCAAGGCCGAAGCCATGTTCGCGCGCTCGCCAGCCATGGACGACATCATCGCGCGAGCGCGCATACAGCTGGCCGATGCACTCAATCGCAACCTGATGCGCACAGGGCCACTACCGGTCTGA
- a CDS encoding MATE family efflux transporter produces MTFKVAVTGQRRREILALALPIIGGMTSQNILNLVDTAMVGRLGAEALAGVGMVSFLAFLSVAAVTGMSSAVQALAARRVGAGDSRNSAVSLNGGLLVALVYGIPVSILLWFAAAPIVAALLSDANAAREGAQYFEMRVLAIIFVGMNFAFRGFWSAVGQTRLYMRTLVIMHVINVFLNYALIFGHFGFPALGTQGAGLGTAISMMIGTGIYFYLALRHARSSGFLERMPSREQMAGLLRLGLPASIQQVLFAGGFAVLFWIIGQVGVRELAVANVLINITLVAILPGMGFGMAAATLSGQALGREDPDDAYRWAWDVSRVGSIVFIGLGLLMLVPTRHVLALFLADPSLVELGVWPLRLVGIGILIDGIGLILMQALLGVGASGVVMVVGVGMQWLVFLPLAYLLGPVLGHGLLDIWLAMNVYRALQAGIFAWVWQRRRWQHIQI; encoded by the coding sequence GTGACATTCAAAGTGGCGGTGACGGGCCAGCGGCGCCGCGAGATCCTGGCTTTGGCGTTGCCGATCATCGGCGGCATGACCTCGCAGAACATTCTCAATCTGGTCGATACAGCCATGGTCGGCCGGCTTGGTGCGGAAGCCTTGGCTGGCGTTGGCATGGTCAGCTTTCTGGCATTCCTGTCGGTGGCTGCGGTGACCGGGATGTCGTCGGCGGTTCAGGCCTTGGCAGCACGCAGGGTGGGTGCCGGGGATTCGCGTAACAGCGCGGTTTCGCTCAACGGCGGGCTGCTGGTTGCGCTGGTTTACGGGATTCCGGTGAGTATTCTGCTGTGGTTTGCGGCAGCGCCGATCGTTGCGGCCCTGCTCAGCGATGCCAACGCGGCCCGGGAGGGCGCGCAGTATTTCGAGATGCGGGTGCTGGCGATCATCTTCGTGGGCATGAACTTCGCGTTTCGCGGTTTCTGGAGTGCGGTCGGTCAGACCCGCCTGTACATGCGCACCCTGGTGATCATGCATGTCATCAACGTGTTCCTGAATTACGCGCTGATTTTCGGGCATTTCGGCTTTCCCGCGCTGGGCACTCAGGGCGCCGGGCTGGGCACAGCGATCAGCATGATGATCGGCACCGGCATCTACTTTTACCTGGCTTTGCGGCATGCCCGCAGCAGCGGCTTTCTCGAGCGCATGCCCTCGCGCGAGCAGATGGCCGGGTTGCTGCGTCTGGGCTTGCCGGCATCAATACAGCAGGTGCTATTTGCCGGTGGCTTCGCCGTGTTGTTCTGGATCATTGGCCAGGTTGGTGTGCGCGAGTTGGCGGTGGCCAATGTGCTGATCAACATCACCCTGGTGGCGATATTGCCGGGCATGGGTTTCGGTATGGCTGCGGCCACGCTGTCGGGTCAAGCGCTGGGGCGCGAGGACCCGGATGATGCCTACCGCTGGGCCTGGGATGTCAGCCGGGTCGGCAGCATTGTGTTCATCGGCCTGGGCCTGCTGATGCTGGTACCAACCCGTCACGTGCTGGCCCTGTTTCTGGCCGACCCCAGCCTGGTTGAGCTGGGCGTGTGGCCGCTGCGCTTGGTCGGCATCGGTATTCTTATCGATGGCATCGGGCTGATCCTGATGCAGGCCCTGCTGGGGGTTGGCGCCAGTGGTGTTGTGATGGTTGTCGGCGTCGGCATGCAGTGGCTGGTGTTCCTGCCACTGGCCTATCTGCTGGGACCGGTGCTGGGTCACGGCCTGCTCGACATCTGGCTGGCCATGAACGTGTATCGTGCCCTTCAGGCGGGCATCTTTGCATGGGTGTGGCAACGCCGCCGCTGGCAGCACATCCAGATCTGA
- a CDS encoding peptide chain release factor 3, with protein sequence MPANIAQEAAKRRTFAIISHPDAGKTTLTEKLLLFGGAIQLAGTVKGRKAARHATSDWMKMEQERGISVTTSVMQFPYKERIVNLLDTPGHEDFSEDTYRTLTAVDSALMVIDAAKGVETRTIKLMEVCRLRTTPIVSFVNKLDREGQEPMALLDEIEEVLNIRCAPITWPIGIGRAFKGVYHLLEDRYYLYSGKGDKISEIETVEGLHADGIEAKLGEPYATFMDEVELIKEAGTPFDLEEYRAGRLTPVFFGSAISNFGVRELLNGFVEWAPEPQPREADTRPVPCDDPKLTGFVFKIQANMDPNHRDRIAFMRVCSGQYKKGMQLYSVRQGKSVRISDAVTFLASERDAAETAYPGDIIGLHNHGTIAIGDSFSEGENLRFSGVPNFAPELFRRVVLKDPLKAKALNKGLDQLCEEGATQVFRPLMGNDVILGAVGVLQFDVVQNRLKDEYRVDCVFENAQIHTARWCYAKDDKALRQFKDKQQEKLAEDHSGALVYLSSSRVNLDMAIDRHPDVRFEATREHG encoded by the coding sequence ATGCCGGCCAACATCGCGCAAGAAGCGGCCAAACGTCGCACCTTCGCCATCATTTCCCACCCCGATGCGGGGAAAACCACCCTGACCGAAAAGCTCTTGCTGTTCGGCGGTGCCATCCAGCTTGCCGGCACGGTGAAAGGGCGCAAAGCGGCCCGCCACGCCACCTCGGACTGGATGAAGATGGAGCAGGAGCGCGGGATTTCGGTCACCACCTCGGTGATGCAGTTCCCCTACAAGGAGCGCATCGTCAACCTGCTCGACACCCCGGGCCACGAGGACTTCTCCGAGGACACCTACCGCACGCTGACCGCAGTGGACTCCGCGCTGATGGTGATCGACGCCGCCAAGGGCGTGGAAACCCGCACCATCAAGCTGATGGAAGTGTGTCGCCTGCGCACCACGCCGATTGTCAGCTTCGTCAACAAGCTCGACCGCGAAGGTCAGGAACCGATGGCCCTGCTCGATGAAATCGAGGAGGTGCTCAACATCCGCTGCGCGCCCATCACCTGGCCGATCGGCATCGGGCGCGCCTTCAAGGGCGTCTACCACCTGCTTGAAGATCGCTATTACCTGTACAGCGGCAAGGGCGACAAGATTTCCGAGATCGAAACGGTTGAGGGGCTGCACGCCGATGGCATCGAAGCCAAGCTGGGCGAACCCTACGCCACCTTCATGGATGAAGTTGAACTGATCAAGGAAGCCGGCACCCCGTTTGATCTGGAGGAATACCGCGCCGGCCGCCTGACCCCGGTGTTCTTCGGCTCCGCGATCAGCAATTTCGGCGTTCGCGAACTGCTCAATGGCTTTGTGGAATGGGCGCCGGAGCCGCAGCCGCGCGAAGCCGACACCCGCCCAGTGCCCTGCGATGACCCCAAGCTGACCGGCTTTGTCTTTAAGATCCAGGCCAATATGGATCCGAATCACCGTGACCGCATCGCCTTCATGCGGGTGTGCTCCGGGCAGTACAAGAAGGGCATGCAGCTGTACAGCGTGCGGCAGGGCAAATCGGTGCGCATTTCCGATGCCGTGACCTTCCTCGCCTCCGAACGCGATGCCGCGGAAACCGCCTACCCCGGTGACATCATCGGTCTGCACAACCACGGCACCATCGCCATCGGTGACAGCTTCTCCGAAGGCGAGAACCTGCGCTTCTCCGGGGTACCCAACTTTGCCCCGGAACTGTTCCGTCGTGTGGTGCTCAAGGACCCGCTCAAGGCCAAAGCTTTGAACAAGGGTCTGGATCAGCTGTGCGAGGAGGGCGCCACCCAGGTGTTTCGGCCGCTGATGGGCAACGATGTGATCCTGGGCGCCGTGGGTGTGCTGCAGTTCGACGTGGTGCAGAACCGCCTGAAGGATGAATATCGGGTTGATTGCGTGTTCGAGAATGCGCAGATCCACACCGCCCGCTGGTGCTATGCCAAGGACGACAAAGCCTTGCGTCAGTTCAAGGACAAGCAGCAGGAAAAGCTCGCCGAAGACCACTCCGGCGCGCTGGTCTACCTCTCAAGCAGCCGGGTCAATCTGGATATGGCCATCGATCGCCATCCCGACGTGCGGTTCGAGGCGACCCGCGAACACGGCTAG
- the yihA gene encoding ribosome biogenesis GTP-binding protein YihA/YsxC has translation MSEAARNAELARLWRSAAFVLSAARLPDLPRGGREVAFAGRSNAGKSSALNALTGQNSLARTSKTPGRTQLINLFTLGEVGHLADLPGYGFAAAPKAIKVQWVNLIERYFGHRDELAAVVLIVDIRRGLGELDQQLLNWVTPRFLPVHVLLTKADKLSRNAAKQALFQIERELKAQNPLYTAQLFSATAKQGVDEARARISDLLRGEVAAS, from the coding sequence ATGAGTGAAGCTGCGAGAAACGCAGAACTTGCGCGCCTGTGGCGCAGCGCGGCTTTTGTGCTGTCGGCGGCGCGTTTGCCGGACCTGCCGCGCGGTGGTCGTGAGGTCGCCTTTGCCGGACGTTCCAATGCTGGAAAGTCGAGCGCGCTGAACGCGCTAACCGGGCAGAACAGTTTGGCCCGGACCAGTAAAACACCCGGACGCACACAGCTGATTAACCTGTTCACGCTGGGCGAGGTTGGCCATCTGGCTGATCTGCCTGGTTACGGTTTCGCTGCAGCGCCTAAGGCCATCAAGGTGCAATGGGTCAATTTGATCGAGCGCTATTTCGGTCATCGTGATGAGTTGGCCGCAGTCGTGCTCATCGTGGATATCCGGCGTGGTCTGGGGGAGCTCGACCAGCAGCTGCTCAACTGGGTTACGCCGCGCTTTCTGCCGGTGCATGTGTTGCTGACCAAAGCCGACAAGCTCAGCCGCAATGCGGCAAAGCAAGCGCTATTTCAGATAGAGCGAGAGCTCAAAGCGCAAAACCCGCTGTATACCGCGCAGCTGTTCTCGGCCACCGCGAAACAGGGGGTGGATGAGGCGCGGGCGCGCATTTCAGACCTGCTGCGCGGCGAGGTTGCCGCTTCGTGA
- a CDS encoding LysE family translocator, producing the protein MNADTTIALFSALFVLAVVPGPSDLAVVARAVSAGFRQAVWMVAGIVIADALLIMVAITSVAALDGWIQGLTTWLKLLGGLFLVGLGLVSLRAEPTAHPATTDRTPARGASSILSGFLMTLADPKAVLFYMALLPAFTDLSQLGSRDVLLILLAATLAICSVKLSYAWLAGRASGLIESRGFQRTMNRLGAALLLGIGSVLLIQAWRAL; encoded by the coding sequence ATGAACGCGGACACCACCATCGCATTGTTCAGCGCATTGTTTGTGCTTGCGGTGGTCCCAGGCCCCAGCGACCTCGCGGTTGTGGCACGCGCGGTATCGGCCGGCTTTCGACAGGCCGTGTGGATGGTCGCGGGGATCGTCATCGCCGATGCGCTATTGATTATGGTCGCGATCACCTCAGTCGCGGCCCTGGACGGGTGGATTCAGGGCCTGACCACCTGGCTCAAGCTGCTCGGCGGCCTGTTTCTGGTCGGGCTCGGTCTGGTCAGCTTGCGCGCCGAGCCCACGGCGCACCCGGCGACCACGGACAGAACACCCGCCCGCGGCGCGTCCAGCATCCTGAGCGGGTTTCTGATGACCCTGGCCGACCCAAAAGCGGTGCTCTTCTATATGGCTCTGCTGCCCGCATTCACCGACCTGTCGCAGCTGGGCAGCCGCGATGTGTTGCTGATCTTGCTCGCCGCCACCCTGGCCATTTGCAGCGTCAAGCTGAGCTATGCGTGGCTGGCGGGGCGCGCCAGTGGCTTGATCGAAAGCCGCGGGTTCCAGCGCACGATGAATCGGCTGGGTGCCGCGCTGCTGCTCGGCATCGGCAGCGTTTTGCTGATACAAGCCTGGCGTGCGTTGTAG
- a CDS encoding PaaI family thioesterase, with amino-acid sequence MTHEDHIKAFLARDFPQFNGEVLNAGPSLSRIRIDIGDAHLRPGGTVSGPTLMAAADAALYVAVLAAVGIIPLAVTTNLNINFLRKPAADCAVIAEARPLKVGKSLFYGEVSLYSEGFEQPVAHATGTYSIPPRSDTGS; translated from the coding sequence ATGACACACGAAGACCACATCAAAGCCTTTCTGGCGCGCGACTTTCCGCAGTTCAACGGTGAAGTGCTCAATGCCGGCCCGAGCCTGTCGCGCATCCGTATCGACATCGGTGATGCTCACCTGCGCCCCGGTGGGACGGTGTCCGGACCCACCCTGATGGCCGCTGCCGACGCGGCGCTGTATGTCGCGGTGCTAGCTGCCGTGGGCATTATCCCGCTGGCTGTCACCACCAATCTGAACATCAACTTCCTGCGCAAGCCGGCTGCCGATTGTGCGGTCATCGCCGAGGCGCGTCCGCTCAAGGTTGGCAAGAGCCTGTTTTACGGCGAGGTCTCGCTGTATTCCGAGGGTTTCGAGCAGCCGGTGGCCCATGCCACCGGAACGTACTCGATTCCGCCGCGGTCGGATACCGGCAGCTAG